The genomic stretch TCAACCCAACCAACCAAAGGTGACCGCGACTGCGCCTCGGGGACAGCTTTTCAAGCACCCGGACGGGGATGACGAGGTTATGATGGATGGAGGTGTACGCATTGAAACAGAAGCGGACAGCCGGTACCCGCCAATCAAGCTGGTGACCCCTAGCTTAACCATCATTCCAGACCAGAATATCGCGCGCTCGGCAGATGGCGTTGTAATGGAAAGCCCCGCTGGCAGGCTGACCGCGAAGTCATTCCTGCTGAACACCATGACCCGCAACATTGCGTTTGAAATCGTTGATTTGAACTACGCCTCCAGGAGTAACCGATGACACCCGGACGATATGTCGCTCCCATCGCAATGATTGCATTTCTTGCGCCATCCATGGCGCATGGCGAAAAGGCCGATCGTTTGCAAACGCTTCGAATGTCCGCGAAACAGGGCTCCGCGGAGGGAAGCAAGGAAGCAAACCTGAAGAAGTTGGAGGGTGATGTGCTCATTACCCAGGGAACCATGCGAATCACGGCGGAGCGCGCCGTCGTCAAGGAATCCGATGGCGGCGTATACGCTTAATTGTTCGGCAAC from Betaproteobacteria bacterium encodes the following:
- the lptC gene encoding LPS export ABC transporter periplasmic protein LptC encodes the protein MTFWLSRFVQQDESRVDGPKRHDPDLIIDNFAAQKLGEGGDVEYAVNAVRMMHFRDDDSSMLENVVFTAIQPNQPKVTATAPRGQLFKHPDGDDEVMMDGGVRIETEADSRYPPIKLVTPSLTIIPDQNIARSADGVVMESPAGRLTAKSFLLNTMTRNIAFEIVDLNYASRSNR